Proteins from one Gossypium raimondii isolate GPD5lz chromosome 8, ASM2569854v1, whole genome shotgun sequence genomic window:
- the LOC128042853 gene encoding ethylene-responsive transcription factor 1B-like, producing the protein MSFFLTSMTWKKWFGWIWWRRPWICPTTPLDIPKLKELPKEEKAYRGVRKRPWGKYSAGIRDSTRNGVRVWLGTFDSPEAAALAYDQEAFSTRGSSATLNFPLEVVRESLPSIKYRCDEGCSPALALKRRHCLRKRSK; encoded by the coding sequence ATGAGCTTCTTCTTAACTTCAATGACTTGGAAGAAATGGTTTGGGTGGATATGGTGGCGGCGGCCTTGGATTTGTCCAACAACTCCATTGGATATTCCTAAACTGAAAGAGTTACCCAAGGAAGAGAAAGCTTACAGAGGTGTAAGGAAGCGGCCGTGGGGGAAATACTCGGCTGGGATTAGAGATTCAACGAGAAATGGGGTTAGGGTTTGGCTTGGAACATTTGACAGTCCCGAAGCCGCGGCTTTAGCTTACGACCAAGAGGCGTTTTCGACGAGAGGATCATCGGCAACACTCAATTTCCCGTTGGAAGTAGTAAGAGAATCGCTTCCGAGCATTAAATACCGATGCGATGAAGGCTGCTCGCCGGCGTTGGCACTGAAGAGGAGACACTGTTTAAGGAAAAGATCGAAGTGA
- the LOC105790484 gene encoding legumin A, giving the protein MAINPSLLFLSLLFLFNGCLARQTFSSQQSQNECQINRLRASAPQTRIRSEAGTTEWWNPNCQQLRCAGVSVMRQTIEPNGLVLPSFTNAPQLLYIVQGRGIQGIVMPGCAETFQDSQQWQHQSRGRFQDQHQKVRRFRQGDIIALPQGVVHWSYNDGNERVVTINLLDTGNSANQLDNIPRRFHLAGNPEEEQRQLRRLAQQMQGRSERGEESEEEEGEGEEEEEDNPSRRSRHQEEEEQGRESSSCNNLLCAFDRNFLAQAFNVDHDIIRKIQRVRGNRGTIIRVRDRLQVVTPPRMEEEEREERQQEQRYRHTRGGSQDNGLEETFCSMRIKENLADPERADIFNPQAGRISTLNRFNLPILQRLELSAERGVLYNRAGLIPQWNVNAHKILYMLRGCARVQVVNHNGDAVFDDNVEQGQLLTVPQNFAFMKQAGNEGAEWISFFTNSEATNTPMAGSVSFMRALPEEVVAASYQVSREDARRIKFNNKNTFFFTPSQSERRADA; this is encoded by the exons ATGGCGATTAACCCTTCTTTgctctttctttctcttctttttctcttcaatggCTGCCTAGCTCGCCAGACCTTTTCGTCACAGCAGTCCCAAAATGAGTGTCAAATCAATAGGCTCCGCGCCTCTGCACCCCAGACCCGAATTCGCTCCGAAGCCGGCACCACCGAGTGGTGGAACCCCAACTGTCAACAGCTCAGGTGTGCTGGTGTATCTGTAATGAGGCAGACTATTGAACCTAATGGCCTTGTTTTGCCTTCCTTCACCAATGCTCCTCAGCTTCTCTACATTGTCCAAG GAAGAGGTATTCAAGGTATTGTGATGCCTGGATGTGCCGAAACATTCCAGGATTCACAGCAATGGCAGCATCAAAGCCGTGGCAGGTTCCAGGACCAGCACCAGAAAGTCCGACGGTTCCGCCAGGGTGACATCATTGCTTTGCCGCAGGGTGTGGTTCACTGGAGCTACAATGATGGCAATGAGCGTGTTGTTACTATCAATCTACTTGACACTGGCAACAGTGCTAATCAGCTCGACAACATCCCTAga AGATTCCATCTTGCTGGTAACCCAGAAGAGGAACAGAGGCAACTGAGGAGGCTAGCACAGCAGATGCAGGGAAGAAGTGAGAGGGGGGAGGAGTCTGaggaagaagaaggagaaggagaagaagaagaagaagacaaccCCAGCCGCCGCAGCCGCCACCAGGAGGAGGAGGAGCAGGGGCGGGAAAGCTCATCATGCAACAACCTTCTCTGTGCCTTCGACAGAAACTTCCTCGCTCAAGCTTTCAACGTTGACCACGACATCATTAGGAAAATCCAACGTGTACGAGGAAATAGAGGCACCATCATCAGAGTCAGGGACAGACTCCAAGTCGTAACACCACCCAGAATGGAGGAAGAAGAACGTGAGGAGCGCCAGCAGGAGCAGCGATACCGCCATACGAGAGGAGGGTCTCAAGATAATGGCCTCGAGGAAACTTTCTGCTCCATGAGGATCAAGGAGAACCTTGCTGACCCTGAACGTGCCGACATTTTCAACCCACAAGCCGGTCGTATTTCCACCCTCAACAGGTTTAACCTCCCCATCCTCCAACGACTTGAGCTCAGCGCCGAGAGGGGTGTCCTCTACAAC AGAGCTGGTTTGATTCCACAATGGAACGTCAACGCTCACAAAATACTCTACATGTTAAGAGGCTGTGCCAGAGTCCAAGTGGTGAACCACAACGGCGACGCAGTGTTCGACGATAACGTGGAGCAAGGTCAGCTCCTGACGGTGCCACAGAACTTTGCGTTCATGAAACAAGCAGGAAACGAAGGAGCCGAATGGATTTCCTTCTTCACCAATAGCGAAGCCACCAACACCCCAATGGCTGGAAGTGTCTCCTTCATGCGAGCACTGCCGGAGGAAGTGGTGGCAGCGTCGTATCAGGTGTCAAGAGAAGATGCAAGGCGGATTAAGTTCAACAACAAAAACACCTTTTTCTTCACTCCTTCACAGTCCGAGAGGAGGGCCGATGCTTAA
- the LOC105790485 gene encoding phospholipid--sterol O-acyltransferase, with translation MTNDRETKESTMGGDEREHRRLAMTLAAVLFLGTFQLGEGELRGDYSKLSGIIIPGFASTQLRAWSILDCPYSPLDFNPLDLVWLDTTKLLSAVNCWLKCMLLDPYNQTDNPECKSRPDSGLSAITELDPGYITGPLSSVWKEWVKWCIEFGIEANAIIAAPYDWRLSPSMLEERDLYFYKLKQTFETALKLRGGPSIVFAHSLGNNVFRYFLEWLKLEIAPKQYIQWLDDHIYAFFAVGAPLLGSTETVKGMLSGNTFGLPVSEGTARLMFNSFGSSLWMMPFSKYCRADAMYLKHFSGGIRKGPNAYQCEQKEFQSNYSGFSTNIINIEIPSTRGIDAYPSVSEFSQTNYSSMECGLPTQLSFSAREISDGTFFKAIEDYDSDSKRTLHQLKKSYHDDPVLNPLTPWDRPPIKNVFCIYGVDSRTEVGYYFAPSGKPYPDNWIITDVIYEIEGSLVSRSGNQVEGNPGPASGDETVPYHSLSWCKNWLGPRVNITRAPQSEHDGSDVQVELNVEHHNEDVVPNMTRSPRVKYITYYEDSESIPGKRTAVWELDKANHRNIVRSPALMRELWLQIWHDIHADSPSKFVTKAKRGPLRDDDCYWDYGKARCAWPEYCEYRYVFGDVHLGQSCRLRNSSADALLHYV, from the exons ATGACTAATGACAGAGAAACAAAGGAATCAACCATGGGCGGAGACGAACGAGAGCACCGCCGTTTAGCGATGACACTTGCGGCAGTTCTATTCTTGGGAACATTTCAACTCGGTGAAGGAGAGTTGAGAGGAGATTATTCAAAGCTATCGGGGATAATAATCCCTGGATTCGCTTCAACTCAGTTGAGAGCTTGGTCCATTCTCGACTGCCCTTACTCTCCTCTCGATTTCAATCCCCTCGACTTGGTTTGGCTCGACACTACTAAA CTCCTCTCAGCTGTAAATTGTTGGCTTAAGTGTATGTTACTTGATCCGTACAACCAAACTGATAATCCAGAATGTAAGTCACGTCCTGATAGTGGTCTTTCTGCTATTACTGAACTTGATCCAGGTTACATTACAG GCCCTCTTTCTTCGGTGTGGAAAGAATGGGTTAAGTGGTGcattgaatttggtattgaggcTAATGCAATTATAGCTGCCCCATACGATTGGAGATTGTCACCATCAATGCTTGAGGAGCGAGACCTTTACTTTTACAAGTTAAA GCAGACATTCGAAACTGCTCTTAAACTTCGAGGGGGGCCATCAATTGTGTTTGCTCATTCATTGGGTAATAATGTCTTCCGTTACTTTTTGGAGTGGTTAAAGCTAGAAATTGCACCAAAACAGTACATCCAATGGTTGGATGATCATATTTATGCTTTTTTTGCTGTCG GAGCTCCTCTTCTTGGTTCAACTGAGACAGTCAAAGGAATGCTTTCTGGAAACACATTTGGCCTTCCTGTTTCTGAG GGAACTGCTCGGTTGATGTTCAATTCATTTGGTTCTTCATTATGGATGATGCCATTTTCAAAGTATTGTAGGGCAGACGCCATGTATTTGAAGCATTTTTCTGGGGGAATCAGGAAGGGGCCTAATGCCTATCAATGTGAGCAAAAGGAATTTCAGTCAAATTACTCTGGTTTTTCAACTAATATAATCAACATTGAAATACCTTCAACCCGTG GGATTGACGCCTATCCATCAGTTTCAGAGTTTTCCCAGACCAACTACTCTAGCATGGAATGTGGACTCCCAACACAGTTGTCATTTTCAGCTCGTGAAATATCAGATGGGACCTTTTTCAAAGCAATAGAGGACTATGATTCAGATAGCAAGAGGACCTTGCACCAACTGAAGAA GTCATATCATGATGATCCTGTTCTGAATCCTCTTACACCATGGGATAGACCACCTATTAAGAATGTTTTCTGTATCTATGGAGTAGATTCTAGGACTGAG GTTGGTTATTATTTTGCACCAAGCGGCAAACCTTACCCTGATAATTGGATAATTACTGATGTCATCTATGAAATTGAAGGATCACTGGTCTCGCG GTCAGGGAATCAGGTTGAAGGAAATCCAGGACCTGCAAGTGGTGATGAGACA GTACCATATCATTCCCTATCTTGGTGCAAGAACTGGCTTGGGCCCAGAGTGAACATAACAAGAGCTCCACAG TCGGAGCATGATGGGTCAGATGTACAAGTGGAGTTGAATGTTGAGCATCATAATGAAGATGTAGTCCCCAACATGACAAGGTCACCTAGAGTCAAATACATAACTTACTATGAAGACTCGGAAAGCATTCCAGGAAAGAGGACAGCAGTTTGGGAGCTTGATAAAG CAAATCACAGGAACATCGTTAGATCACCAGCTCTAATGCGAGAGTTATGGCTCCAGATTTGGCATGATATTCATGCTGATTCACCATCCAAATTTGTTACAAAAG CAAAGCGAGGGCCCTTGAGGGATGATGACTGTTACTGGGACTACGGAAAAGCTCGATGTGCATGGCCTGAATACTGTGAATACAG GTATGTCTTTGGTGATGTTCATTTGGGACAGAGCTGTAGGTTAAGGAATTCTTCAGCCGATGCACTCCTGCATTATGTATAG